From Paenibacillus physcomitrellae, the proteins below share one genomic window:
- a CDS encoding ABC transporter substrate-binding protein: MVKKTVACILIFALCLALTACGGSNSGGGTASNSANASNSGDSSAPEKKEPVTLEFWTLSLQPTFTDYINGVIKDFESQYDWITVKWTDLPYDAMQQKLVAQIAGSKAPDVVNIWTTLLLGMAGKGALVDLKQEATPEQLSIYQESLSKSNEVGGALYGFPWYVTPPITTYNMELFKKAGLDHPPVDYNEMFEMAKTMKETTGAYLYFPNEMCQVLFSNGIQILNADKTAAAFNTPEAVDLLTRLQQGVKEGWIPRTDWNNWDNMIKLYAQDKLAEISLGAQTVTRIQNEAPDSVSKTNVAPPLLGTAGIAQGALQSLAIPTASKHHEEAILFANFLSNDKNQLAFDKLAAIMPTTKDTAKDPFFTSDTESLEGKARAEAAKAAAVSFDLGLGVEKESEVVSTVNGMFESIMQANKDPKTVLNETEAKVNELLK, translated from the coding sequence ATGGTCAAGAAAACGGTGGCATGCATTCTGATTTTTGCTCTTTGTTTAGCTTTGACAGCTTGCGGCGGTTCGAATTCCGGAGGAGGGACTGCATCCAATTCAGCAAACGCTTCCAATTCAGGTGATTCTTCGGCTCCAGAGAAAAAAGAACCCGTTACGCTCGAGTTCTGGACTTTGTCTTTGCAGCCGACCTTTACGGATTATATAAACGGTGTCATTAAAGATTTTGAATCCCAATATGACTGGATTACCGTCAAATGGACGGATTTGCCTTACGATGCGATGCAGCAAAAGCTTGTAGCGCAAATAGCGGGCAGCAAGGCTCCGGACGTTGTGAATATCTGGACCACCTTGCTGCTGGGCATGGCCGGCAAAGGGGCGCTCGTTGATCTCAAACAGGAAGCGACGCCTGAACAGCTTTCCATCTACCAGGAAAGCTTGAGCAAATCCAATGAAGTCGGAGGGGCGTTGTACGGCTTCCCGTGGTATGTAACTCCTCCAATCACCACCTATAACATGGAGTTGTTCAAAAAGGCTGGACTGGATCATCCTCCTGTAGATTACAATGAAATGTTTGAGATGGCGAAAACGATGAAGGAAACAACGGGGGCATATCTGTATTTCCCTAATGAAATGTGTCAAGTGCTCTTCAGCAACGGCATTCAGATTCTAAATGCCGATAAAACCGCTGCCGCTTTTAATACTCCGGAAGCCGTCGATCTTTTAACACGGCTGCAGCAAGGAGTCAAGGAAGGTTGGATACCGAGAACGGACTGGAACAACTGGGATAACATGATCAAATTGTATGCGCAGGATAAACTGGCTGAAATCAGCCTTGGTGCGCAAACTGTGACGCGGATCCAAAACGAAGCTCCTGATTCTGTTAGCAAAACAAACGTGGCCCCTCCTTTACTCGGCACAGCTGGTATTGCCCAGGGGGCGCTGCAAAGCCTGGCTATTCCAACGGCATCCAAACATCATGAAGAAGCTATCTTGTTCGCGAACTTCCTGTCTAACGATAAAAACCAGCTCGCTTTTGATAAGCTGGCAGCCATCATGCCTACAACTAAAGATACCGCCAAAGATCCTTTCTTCACCTCTGATACGGAAAGCCTTGAAGGCAAGGCACGCGCCGAAGCCGCTAAAGCTGCCGCAGTCAGCTTTGACCTTGGCCTTGGCGTAGAGAAGGAAAGTGAAGTCGTGTCCACGGTAAATGGCATGTTCGAATCCATCATGCAGGCGAACAAAGATCCGAAAACTGTCCTGAACGAGACGGAAGCGAAGGTGAACGAGCTTCTCAAGTAA
- a CDS encoding carbohydrate ABC transporter permease, with amino-acid sequence MAGIGAVVKEPGAGVVPEKRRKLSKKMKTSLMAYAFMAPALTLLVLFVFYPIIYSIPLAFTDYSAIGDTSFVGVDNFKRAFGDPEFWTAMKNSALFVACVPVLQILSIFLAVVVNTKLRGITFFRVLFYIPVVTSMIAISIMWSFIFNQDGIINSLLLDSGIISQPIYFLADTRYALVSLMFVTIWQGLGYYMMLYLAGLQSVPEEMQEAAMIDGAGKVTVFFRVTLPMLKPYIWFCSLFSVLSALGVFDIVFAMTKGGPDKATMVMNLYTYNKAFGTFEFGYSAAAGLIMSLVTTAFSLVIFFYGRKGGMSYGE; translated from the coding sequence ATGGCGGGCATAGGTGCCGTTGTTAAGGAGCCGGGCGCAGGTGTTGTTCCGGAAAAACGCAGGAAATTGAGTAAAAAAATGAAAACCAGCCTGATGGCCTACGCCTTTATGGCTCCTGCTTTGACCCTATTGGTGCTTTTTGTGTTTTACCCGATCATTTACAGCATACCGCTGGCCTTTACCGACTATTCGGCCATCGGAGACACCAGCTTTGTCGGAGTGGATAATTTCAAACGGGCTTTTGGAGATCCGGAATTCTGGACGGCGATGAAAAATTCGGCTTTATTTGTAGCCTGTGTGCCCGTATTACAAATTCTATCTATTTTTCTGGCCGTCGTTGTTAATACAAAACTGAGAGGGATTACGTTTTTCCGGGTGCTGTTTTATATTCCGGTGGTGACCTCCATGATTGCGATCTCCATCATGTGGAGTTTTATTTTTAATCAGGACGGCATCATTAACAGTTTGCTGCTGGACAGCGGTATCATCAGCCAGCCGATTTATTTCCTGGCAGACACCCGTTACGCACTTGTTTCGCTTATGTTTGTTACGATCTGGCAGGGGCTTGGTTATTATATGATGCTTTATCTGGCCGGACTGCAATCGGTGCCTGAAGAAATGCAGGAGGCGGCCATGATCGACGGGGCGGGCAAAGTTACCGTATTTTTTCGCGTTACCCTGCCGATGCTGAAGCCTTATATCTGGTTCTGCAGCCTTTTCAGCGTGCTCTCGGCTTTGGGTGTCTTTGATATCGTGTTTGCTATGACCAAAGGAGGACCGGACAAAGCCACGATGGTCATGAACTTATATACTTACAACAAAGCATTCGGGACTTTCGAATTCGGCTATTCCGCTGCTGCTGGACTGATAATGAGCTTGGTAACTACGGCATTCAGCTTGGTCATTTTCTTTTATGGCAGAAAAGGGGGCATGAGTTATGGCGAATAG
- a CDS encoding carbohydrate ABC transporter permease, with the protein MANSGSSSPDVYSSGRSRNGNGTLKKTLLYLILILVAVLCAGPFLWMLSTSFKGNENIYEMSLFPKHPTFSNYVGVVEFLDLPIYIWNTFVMTVLGILLDVVLASLCAYPLAKFDFYGKKIITGALLATQILPAAAGLIVNYITVGALGLMGSYWAVILPGSIAVFSIILFRQAYFSVSTEVMEASRIDGASEFKIWYKIMAPQILPAISTVVIFDFINKWNNFLWPIIVLNPDKYPIAAALNYLGGTFNFQFGYIAAATIISIVPIIIVFVFFQKNYINSVAGAVKG; encoded by the coding sequence ATGGCGAATAGCGGGAGCAGTTCTCCGGACGTCTATTCCTCCGGCAGAAGCCGCAATGGGAACGGTACGCTCAAGAAAACGCTGCTGTATCTCATTCTGATCTTGGTGGCTGTGCTTTGCGCAGGCCCGTTTCTGTGGATGCTCAGCACCTCTTTTAAAGGAAATGAAAACATCTATGAGATGTCTCTGTTTCCCAAGCATCCGACCTTTAGCAACTACGTGGGTGTCGTGGAGTTTTTGGACCTGCCGATCTATATATGGAACACGTTCGTCATGACGGTCTTGGGGATCTTGCTGGATGTCGTGCTGGCGTCACTTTGTGCGTACCCGCTGGCTAAATTCGATTTTTACGGCAAAAAGATCATCACCGGCGCATTGCTGGCAACACAAATCCTTCCGGCTGCAGCCGGACTCATTGTTAACTATATTACAGTGGGAGCTCTTGGGCTGATGGGCAGCTACTGGGCGGTGATCCTGCCGGGTTCGATAGCTGTGTTCAGCATCATTTTGTTTCGCCAGGCTTATTTCTCCGTGTCGACCGAAGTCATGGAAGCATCGCGAATCGACGGGGCTTCGGAATTTAAAATCTGGTACAAAATTATGGCGCCGCAAATCCTGCCCGCTATTTCAACAGTTGTCATTTTTGATTTCATTAATAAATGGAACAACTTCCTATGGCCAATTATTGTGCTGAACCCGGACAAATATCCGATTGCCGCTGCTTTGAACTATCTCGGAGGAACGTTTAACTTCCAATTCGGTTACATTGCAGCGGCGACGATTATTTCGATTGTGCCGATCATCATTGTGTTTGTGTTCTTCCAGAAAAATTATATCAACTCCGTAGCCGGAGCCGTGAAAGGGTGA
- a CDS encoding VOC family protein, with the protein MQQQNRSLPSLHHIGMTSYHFEETVKFYEEGLGFTIKHIWGRDKRVYMMDMGDGSCIEVFEGGEEDTPALGRWLHVALRTDDIEASYRRAIAAGGKPKLAPTFADILEAKPKPVYMYFAYVIGFDGEEIEFIQEVEEAP; encoded by the coding sequence GTGCAGCAGCAAAACCGCAGTCTGCCGAGTCTTCATCATATTGGAATGACTTCTTATCATTTTGAGGAAACGGTGAAGTTTTATGAGGAGGGCCTTGGATTTACAATTAAGCATATTTGGGGAAGAGATAAAAGGGTTTATATGATGGACATGGGAGATGGCTCCTGTATCGAGGTGTTCGAAGGCGGGGAGGAAGATACGCCGGCCCTTGGCCGCTGGCTGCATGTCGCATTGCGCACGGACGATATCGAGGCGAGCTACCGGCGAGCTATTGCAGCTGGGGGGAAACCCAAGCTTGCCCCAACCTTTGCTGATATTCTGGAGGCCAAGCCGAAACCCGTTTATATGTATTTTGCCTATGTCATCGGATTTGACGGCGAGGAAATCGAATTTATCCAGGAAGTAGAGGAGGCGCCTTAA
- a CDS encoding zinc-binding dehydrogenase: protein MVETMNRCVRFVRKQDAQFISEAFEDRPLLPGEILGKTVVSLISTGSERGGYMDYNDNMAYPQVTGYAAILEVLEIGPGVTKVQKGDLFFAGTPHHLYNRVHEEDILPVPAGLPPEKAVYCRFPAVSLSSIVQMPVSPTEPVLVMGLGLVGLMCAQVLQNFGYDVWSVDPVRRRRDNARLNGILHAVSGVDEIPAELTGKFGAAFDCSGDESAIYGCADKIRHGGHLFLVGVPWRKTTDEDGHRLLLKIFYGFLHVHSGWEWTLPRRSGDFLPESHYRCLEKSLQWIAEGKLRMDDIAAVVDPSDCPEVYREIGDGELQHKANCVMFDWRAY from the coding sequence ATGGTCGAAACCATGAACCGATGCGTGAGGTTTGTTCGGAAGCAGGATGCGCAGTTTATTTCCGAGGCATTCGAGGATCGGCCTCTGCTTCCGGGAGAGATATTAGGTAAAACGGTGGTTTCTTTGATTTCAACTGGATCAGAACGTGGCGGATACATGGATTATAACGACAACATGGCCTATCCGCAGGTGACTGGATATGCTGCCATTCTGGAAGTCCTTGAGATCGGACCGGGTGTGACGAAGGTACAGAAAGGGGATTTGTTTTTTGCAGGTACGCCCCATCATCTATACAACAGGGTTCACGAGGAGGATATTTTGCCGGTCCCAGCTGGACTTCCCCCTGAGAAAGCTGTCTACTGCCGGTTTCCTGCCGTTTCCCTGAGTTCCATTGTGCAAATGCCTGTGAGTCCAACGGAGCCCGTATTGGTTATGGGGCTGGGACTTGTAGGGCTGATGTGTGCCCAGGTGCTTCAAAACTTTGGCTATGACGTTTGGTCCGTGGATCCGGTCCGGCGGCGCAGAGACAATGCACGGTTAAATGGCATTTTGCACGCTGTATCTGGTGTGGACGAGATTCCGGCCGAACTGACCGGTAAATTTGGGGCGGCTTTCGACTGCAGCGGAGACGAATCGGCTATTTACGGCTGTGCAGACAAAATTCGCCATGGAGGGCATTTGTTTCTGGTTGGAGTCCCTTGGCGGAAAACGACAGACGAGGATGGCCATAGACTGTTGCTAAAAATCTTTTACGGTTTCCTTCACGTTCATTCCGGCTGGGAATGGACCTTGCCTCGCAGATCGGGGGATTTTTTACCGGAAAGCCACTACCGCTGCCTGGAAAAATCGCTGCAGTGGATTGCCGAAGGCAAGCTGCGCATGGACGATATCGCTGCCGTCGTGGATCCTTCCGACTGTCCCGAGGTTTATCGGGAAATCGGCGATGGTGAGCTTCAGCATAAGGCGAATTGCGTCATGTTTGACTGGCGGGCTTATTGA
- a CDS encoding ThuA domain-containing protein, producing the protein MNDIRITVFCEHHQDRYEPVKSVYPDGIHAAIAAAFAEEPGFQITIATQDMPSHGLTNEVLECTDVLIWWSHIDNHLLDDTVANEVCRRVVRDGMGFIALHSASFSKPWQRMLGIEYEAGEWGRFRTMPKGEKERLWVVAPGHPICEGLGDFIEIPQDEMYGEPMLIPEPDKLLFIAWWEGGEVCRSGTLFERGRGKIFGFTPGHEEFPIYHQSEIRRVLRNAVRFLAPAGGAKVHSGEGHLSGEAREDLSHRM; encoded by the coding sequence ATGAACGATATTCGGATTACCGTGTTTTGTGAACATCATCAAGACCGGTACGAGCCGGTCAAAAGTGTTTATCCGGATGGCATACATGCCGCGATTGCCGCAGCTTTTGCTGAGGAACCGGGTTTTCAGATTACCATTGCTACGCAGGATATGCCCAGTCATGGGCTTACAAACGAAGTATTGGAGTGTACGGACGTACTCATATGGTGGAGCCATATTGACAATCATCTTCTGGACGATACGGTCGCGAATGAGGTTTGCAGGCGGGTCGTCAGGGACGGTATGGGATTTATCGCCCTTCATTCCGCAAGCTTCTCTAAGCCATGGCAGCGGATGCTGGGCATCGAATACGAGGCGGGGGAATGGGGGCGTTTCCGGACGATGCCCAAAGGGGAAAAGGAGCGGTTATGGGTCGTCGCTCCCGGTCATCCTATCTGCGAAGGGCTAGGGGACTTTATCGAAATTCCACAGGACGAGATGTACGGAGAGCCCATGCTGATTCCTGAACCGGATAAGCTGCTGTTTATCGCGTGGTGGGAAGGAGGGGAGGTGTGCCGGAGCGGGACGCTGTTCGAGCGTGGACGCGGGAAAATTTTTGGCTTTACGCCCGGTCATGAAGAGTTTCCTATTTATCATCAGTCGGAGATCCGCCGCGTCCTCCGCAACGCAGTCCGCTTTTTGGCTCCTGCCGGCGGAGCTAAAGTTCATTCCGGGGAAGGCCATTTGTCTGGGGAAGCAAGGGAAGATCTGTCGCATCGGATGTAG
- a CDS encoding DUF4367 domain-containing protein, which yields MRRITLILAIVVCFSALLAGCGKKDAAGVVKDLNQSLGKLESYEGSGVMTLHTGETPQMYKVQVWYMNPSYYRIALTNAQKDITQIVLRNDQGVYVLTPSLNKSFRFQSDWPDNQGQVYLYQTLVRSILSDNTRQFVNDKDSYVFEVAANYNTQSLVRQKIWLSKDGYKPQQVQVSDSSAQVVVEVKFDQFEFGKKFDKKDFDMQQNLNTASQDSQGTMLEVDENGQLIEKPASADTAAEGGGAASLPALNESFGVILPTYIPDGAEEKSTQVLDNADRSSVMVQYDGEYQYTILESRSLDRAVSLQKGDLIDMGFTFGQLSGDDLQTLTWTQDGLDFQITSADLPVNEMIKIAASMQDQTGK from the coding sequence ATGCGTCGTATCACGTTGATCTTAGCCATCGTGGTGTGCTTCTCTGCCTTGCTGGCCGGATGCGGGAAGAAAGATGCGGCAGGCGTCGTCAAGGATTTAAACCAGTCTTTAGGCAAGCTGGAAAGTTATGAAGGTTCGGGGGTTATGACGTTACATACCGGCGAAACGCCTCAGATGTACAAAGTACAGGTGTGGTATATGAACCCGTCTTATTACCGGATCGCTTTAACCAATGCTCAGAAAGACATCACTCAAATCGTGCTGCGCAATGACCAGGGCGTTTATGTGCTGACGCCGAGCCTCAACAAAAGCTTCCGTTTCCAAAGCGATTGGCCGGATAATCAGGGACAGGTTTATTTGTACCAGACGCTTGTTCGCAGTATTTTGTCCGACAATACCCGCCAGTTTGTAAACGACAAGGACAGTTATGTCTTTGAAGTGGCTGCCAACTACAATACCCAATCGTTGGTTCGTCAGAAGATTTGGCTGAGCAAAGACGGCTACAAACCGCAGCAGGTGCAGGTATCCGATTCCTCCGCCCAGGTCGTGGTGGAAGTGAAGTTTGATCAGTTCGAGTTCGGCAAGAAATTTGATAAGAAGGACTTTGATATGCAGCAGAATCTCAACACGGCCAGCCAGGATTCCCAAGGGACCATGCTGGAAGTGGATGAGAACGGCCAGCTGATCGAGAAACCGGCAAGCGCTGACACGGCAGCGGAGGGCGGCGGCGCGGCGAGCCTGCCGGCTCTCAATGAATCGTTTGGCGTTATTCTTCCTACTTATATTCCGGACGGTGCCGAAGAGAAATCGACTCAGGTGCTGGATAATGCCGACCGCAGCTCGGTAATGGTGCAATACGACGGGGAATATCAATATACGATTCTGGAATCCCGTTCCCTTGACCGAGCCGTCTCCCTGCAGAAAGGAGATTTGATCGACATGGGTTTCACGTTCGGGCAGCTCTCCGGAGATGATCTGCAGACGTTGACCTGGACCCAGGACGGACTGGATTTCCAAATTACAAGCGCGGATCTCCCGGTGAACGAGATGATCAAAATCGCCGCTTCTATGCAGGATCAAACGGGTAAATAA
- the alr gene encoding alanine racemase: MNYRPTAAEIDLDALESNYLALRQSLPEGMKLLICVKANAYGHGAVHVAIEMQRLKADYISVAFLDEALELRAAGITMPILVLGYTPPEGVRTALEHDITICLFDDEVLEAASRLEPAASAAKLKVHIKVDTGMGRIGLLPDEAPAFVQKAVSVPGLEVEGLFTHFSTADEEDKSYTLEQYRRFQDVTDALKELQIKVPIIHTGNSATAIDLPELSFDMVRVGIAIYGLYPSDEVHHQNVKLIPVLSLKTRLSYVKELPPGWGVSYGKRYETQDWEIIGTLPVGYADGYSRMLGGKAHVLIRGRRVPVVGTICMDQCMVSLQDFKDNGEQIQVGEEAVLIGRQQGGEISADELASWLGTIHYEVICMIAHRVPRFYKKTGRQDEIVNPLF; this comes from the coding sequence GTGAATTATCGACCGACTGCTGCAGAAATTGATCTGGATGCTTTGGAATCCAATTATCTGGCACTCAGACAATCCCTGCCGGAAGGGATGAAACTGCTGATCTGCGTAAAAGCTAACGCTTATGGGCACGGCGCCGTACATGTTGCGATAGAAATGCAGCGCCTGAAGGCGGACTACATAAGTGTGGCTTTTCTGGATGAGGCGCTCGAATTGCGCGCAGCAGGCATTACGATGCCTATCCTGGTTCTGGGTTATACGCCCCCTGAAGGCGTGCGTACAGCTTTGGAGCATGACATCACGATCTGCCTCTTTGATGATGAGGTGCTGGAAGCCGCAAGCAGACTTGAGCCTGCAGCTTCAGCAGCCAAGCTGAAAGTCCACATTAAAGTGGACACAGGGATGGGGCGCATCGGTTTGCTGCCGGATGAGGCGCCGGCGTTTGTGCAAAAGGCGGTTTCTGTTCCGGGCTTGGAGGTCGAAGGACTGTTTACCCATTTCTCAACAGCAGATGAAGAAGACAAATCTTATACACTTGAACAATACAGAAGGTTTCAGGACGTTACGGACGCGCTGAAGGAACTTCAGATCAAGGTGCCTATCATACATACGGGCAACAGCGCCACAGCGATCGATCTGCCGGAACTTTCCTTTGATATGGTACGGGTCGGGATTGCGATTTACGGACTGTACCCGTCGGATGAGGTTCATCACCAGAACGTGAAGCTGATACCGGTACTTTCGCTCAAAACCAGATTGTCATATGTTAAAGAACTGCCGCCGGGCTGGGGAGTCAGCTATGGGAAAAGATACGAAACGCAAGATTGGGAAATCATCGGCACTCTGCCTGTAGGTTATGCCGACGGATACTCCCGGATGCTTGGCGGCAAAGCGCATGTCCTGATACGCGGGCGCCGCGTTCCAGTGGTTGGAACCATCTGTATGGATCAGTGTATGGTATCTCTGCAAGACTTCAAGGACAACGGAGAACAAATTCAAGTCGGTGAGGAGGCTGTTCTGATCGGCCGGCAGCAGGGCGGAGAAATCTCCGCGGATGAGCTGGCTTCCTGGCTGGGAACGATCCACTATGAGGTGATCTGCATGATTGCCCACCGGGTGCCCCGGTTTTACAAGAAGACCGGGCGCCAGGACGAAATCGTTAACCCGCTGTTCTAA
- a CDS encoding CopG family ribbon-helix-helix protein translates to MANMHSTKRIMISLPDHLLQEVDGIARLENSNRSELIRQAMKLYLNERKKRFIRDSMQRGYMEMAKINLTMAAEAFHAEEDADSTLDRLVSGV, encoded by the coding sequence TTGGCAAATATGCACAGTACCAAAAGGATCATGATCAGTTTGCCGGATCATCTTCTTCAGGAAGTGGACGGAATTGCCCGGCTGGAGAATTCCAATCGCAGTGAGCTTATCAGACAGGCCATGAAGCTGTATTTGAACGAACGCAAGAAGCGGTTCATTCGGGATTCTATGCAGCGGGGGTATATGGAAATGGCCAAAATTAATTTGACCATGGCTGCTGAGGCGTTTCACGCAGAGGAAGATGCAGACAGCACCCTTGACCGCCTGGTAAGCGGGGTGTAG
- a CDS encoding type II toxin-antitoxin system PemK/MazF family toxin, with the protein MIVKRGDVFFADLSPVVGSEQGGVRPVLIIQNDIGNRFSPTAIVAAITAQIQKAKLPTHVEIDAEAHGFDRDSVILLEQIRTIDKQRLTDKITHLDEETMKKVDDSLLISLGLIDF; encoded by the coding sequence TTGATTGTAAAGCGCGGCGACGTTTTTTTCGCAGATCTCTCTCCTGTGGTCGGTTCCGAGCAGGGTGGGGTCAGACCGGTGCTGATCATCCAGAACGATATCGGGAACCGTTTTAGTCCGACTGCCATTGTGGCGGCCATCACGGCCCAAATCCAGAAGGCGAAGCTGCCGACCCATGTGGAAATTGACGCTGAAGCTCACGGCTTTGACCGTGATTCCGTCATTTTGCTGGAGCAGATCCGGACGATCGACAAGCAGCGGCTGACGGACAAAATCACGCACCTGGACGAGGAAACGATGAAGAAGGTAGATGACTCCCTTCTGATCAGTCTGGGTTTAATTGATTTTTAG
- a CDS encoding Tex family protein yields MSEQDINVQAAAPSEQAKAEEQEQIIRQVSKELNLTLKQVRTTISLLDEGNTIPFIARYRKEMTGELDENQLHSIEERNQYLRGLAERKREVIRIIDEQGKLTKELAESIRQAVKLQEVEDLYRPFRQKRKTRASVAKEKGLEPLAEWLLSQPAKGDPAAQAAAYIDADKGVATAEEALQGAMDILAEQFADEAKIRAWIRRYTMDHALIVSEAKDAEQESVYEMYYNYRELAKKMPPHRILAINRGERENVLKIGLEVQAEPVHAFMTKQIMKGSSATAALLQTAIEDAYKRLIASSIERELRGELTEKAEAQAISIFSANLRSLLLQPPVKGKTVLGVDPAYRTGCKLAVVDDTGKLLEVAVTYPTPPNNKKKEAAAKFHELIDRYGINLIAIGNGTASRETEQFVAEVIAERKQDELAYLIVNEAGASVYSASKLAQEEFPELDVAERSAASIARRLQDPLAELVKIEPKAIGVGQYQHDVSQKHLDESLKVVVESAVNHVGVDVNTASSALLSYVSGVNATIAKNIVKFREENGKFTSRKMLQKVPRLGAKTFEQCVGFMRIGGGENPLDYTPIHPESYDVVNRLFTELGLGIDQLGTKELADRLAAVNVEELAVKLEVGAPTLRDIVDSLVRPGRDPREELPAPIFRKDVLKLEDLVPGMELQGTVRNVIDFGAFVDIGVKNDGLVHISQLSSGYVKHPMDVVSVGDNVTVWVLNVDEKKGRVGLTMRSPGGSSAANAQ; encoded by the coding sequence TTGTCAGAACAGGATATAAATGTACAAGCTGCGGCGCCTTCGGAACAGGCGAAAGCAGAGGAGCAGGAGCAGATTATCCGCCAGGTCTCCAAGGAACTTAACCTGACGCTTAAGCAGGTCCGTACCACGATTTCATTGCTGGACGAAGGCAACACGATTCCGTTTATTGCCCGCTACCGCAAGGAAATGACGGGTGAGCTGGACGAGAACCAGCTGCACAGCATTGAAGAAAGAAACCAATACTTGCGCGGCCTCGCAGAGCGTAAACGTGAAGTCATCCGTATCATCGACGAGCAGGGCAAGCTGACCAAAGAGCTGGCCGAATCGATCCGCCAGGCAGTGAAGCTGCAGGAGGTCGAAGATTTATACCGTCCGTTCCGCCAGAAGCGGAAGACGCGGGCGAGCGTCGCGAAGGAGAAAGGGCTTGAGCCTCTGGCTGAATGGCTGCTGTCCCAGCCGGCCAAAGGAGATCCTGCAGCACAGGCGGCTGCTTACATCGATGCTGATAAAGGTGTAGCCACCGCAGAAGAAGCGCTGCAGGGCGCGATGGATATTCTGGCCGAGCAGTTTGCCGATGAGGCGAAGATCCGGGCGTGGATCCGCCGCTATACGATGGATCATGCTCTGATTGTATCGGAAGCGAAGGATGCGGAGCAGGAATCCGTTTATGAAATGTACTATAACTACCGTGAGCTGGCCAAAAAGATGCCGCCGCACCGTATTCTGGCGATCAACCGCGGCGAACGGGAGAACGTCTTGAAGATCGGTCTTGAGGTGCAGGCAGAGCCGGTTCATGCCTTCATGACGAAGCAAATCATGAAGGGCAGCTCGGCGACCGCTGCTTTGCTGCAGACGGCCATTGAGGACGCTTATAAACGGCTGATCGCGTCTTCGATTGAACGCGAGCTGCGGGGCGAGCTGACCGAGAAAGCCGAAGCGCAGGCGATTTCGATCTTCTCCGCCAACCTGCGCAGCCTGCTGCTGCAGCCGCCGGTGAAGGGCAAAACTGTGTTAGGCGTCGATCCGGCCTATCGGACGGGCTGCAAGCTGGCCGTAGTTGACGACACCGGCAAGCTGCTGGAGGTGGCCGTGACGTATCCGACTCCTCCGAACAACAAAAAGAAAGAAGCCGCTGCCAAATTCCACGAATTGATTGACCGGTACGGCATCAATCTGATCGCCATCGGCAACGGCACCGCTTCACGCGAAACGGAGCAGTTCGTCGCGGAAGTGATCGCCGAGCGCAAGCAGGACGAGCTGGCTTACCTGATCGTCAACGAGGCTGGCGCGAGCGTGTATTCCGCCTCCAAGCTGGCGCAGGAGGAGTTCCCGGAGCTGGACGTCGCCGAGCGCAGCGCAGCGTCGATTGCGCGCCGCCTGCAGGATCCGCTGGCGGAGCTGGTCAAGATCGAGCCGAAGGCGATCGGAGTTGGCCAATACCAGCATGACGTGTCCCAGAAGCATCTGGACGAAAGCCTGAAGGTGGTCGTGGAATCGGCCGTTAACCATGTCGGCGTTGATGTGAATACCGCTTCTTCGGCGCTGCTGTCCTATGTATCCGGCGTGAATGCAACGATTGCGAAGAACATCGTGAAATTCCGCGAGGAGAACGGCAAATTCACCAGCCGTAAAATGCTACAGAAGGTGCCGCGTCTCGGCGCCAAAACGTTCGAGCAGTGCGTAGGTTTCATGCGGATTGGCGGCGGGGAGAATCCGCTCGACTACACGCCGATTCACCCGGAATCCTATGACGTGGTGAACCGACTGTTTACCGAGCTGGGACTCGGTATCGATCAGCTGGGCACCAAAGAGCTGGCCGATCGTCTCGCGGCGGTCAATGTGGAAGAGCTGGCTGTCAAGCTGGAAGTCGGCGCGCCGACGCTGCGCGACATTGTGGACAGCCTGGTCCGTCCGGGCCGCGACCCGCGTGAAGAGCTGCCGGCTCCGATTTTCCGCAAAGATGTGCTCAAGCTGGAGGATCTGGTGCCGGGCATGGAGCTTCAAGGGACCGTTCGCAACGTCATCGACTTTGGCGCCTTTGTCGACATCGGCGTCAAAAACGACGGCCTCGTGCATATCTCCCAGCTCAGCAGCGGATACGTCAAACATCCGATGGACGTTGTATCCGTTGGCGATAACGTGACTGTCTGGGTGCTGAACGTGGATGAGAAGAAAGGCCGCGTGGGCCTTACAATGCGCTCTCCGGGCGGCAGCAGCGCTGCAAACGCTCAGTGA
- the cmpA gene encoding cortex morphogenetic protein CmpA: protein MPKWLCNQMMNAFYKKDRRQVKLLNDCWFFYHSRKSGPGSSEALNAE from the coding sequence TTGCCGAAGTGGCTTTGCAATCAAATGATGAATGCTTTTTACAAAAAAGATCGGCGTCAGGTCAAACTGCTGAACGACTGCTGGTTCTTTTACCATAGCCGCAAGTCGGGACCGGGGTCATCCGAAGCGCTCAATGCCGAATAG